One Artemia franciscana chromosome 7, ASM3288406v1, whole genome shotgun sequence DNA segment encodes these proteins:
- the LOC136028828 gene encoding uncharacterized protein LOC136028828, with product MQSTSKKVIPIEETKAVEKPIVKTEQSVKKIKIEEDIVPSKPAPPNNSAVEGKTAETEVPRTPLGKVNSPRKNPPSMRLETVPGTSASSAGRLPEPKSEKPGKVQPPVRGRVTRSTTRKLGDEDMPDNCKQQ from the exons ATGCAATCCACCTCCAAAAAAGTAATTCCTATAGAAGAGACAAAGGCTGTGGAAAAGCCAATAGTAAAAACAGAGCAAAgcgttaaaaaaataaaaatcgaagaagatattgTTCCTAGCAAGCCGGCACCACCAAATAATAGTGCAGTAGAAGGTAAAACTGCAGAGACTGAAGTACCACGTACACCCTTAGGTAAAGTCAACTcgccaaggaaaaatcctccgtCAATGAGACTAGAAACTGTTCCTG GAACTTCGGCTTCTTCGGCTGGTCGTTTGCCTGAGCCCAAATCTGAAAAGCCAGGTAAAGTTCAACCCCCTGTGAGAGGAAGGGTTACGAGGTCAACTACTCGGAAGCTTGGTGATGAGGACATGCCAGATAATTGCAAGCAGCAGTAA